The following proteins are co-located in the Nocardia bhagyanarayanae genome:
- a CDS encoding SRPBCC domain-containing protein: MGFVIDVAVYIDAPADLVWQVITDLPRYGEWNPFVTECESTLTPGDPIDMLVQVYGSTPRRQREWIRSHTPGRELSYSMKPVPLGALHSLRSHTVTAVSPERTRYESHFELGGWFHPVVAAALGANLRRGFEGMTAGVQRRAELLRTS, from the coding sequence ATGGGCTTTGTCATCGACGTGGCCGTGTACATCGACGCACCGGCCGACCTGGTGTGGCAAGTGATCACGGACCTCCCCCGCTACGGCGAGTGGAATCCCTTCGTCACCGAATGCGAGAGCACGCTCACCCCCGGCGACCCGATCGACATGCTCGTGCAGGTCTACGGCTCCACCCCGCGGCGGCAGCGCGAATGGATTCGCAGCCACACCCCGGGCCGTGAGCTCAGCTACTCGATGAAGCCGGTGCCGCTCGGCGCGCTGCACAGCCTGCGCTCGCACACCGTCACAGCGGTGAGTCCCGAACGCACGCGCTACGAATCGCATTTCGAACTCGGCGGCTGGTTCCACCCCGTGGTCGCGGCGGCGCTCGGCGCGAACCTGCGCCGCGGCTTCGAGGGCATGACCGCGGGCGTTCAGCGCCGCGCCGAACTGTTGCGCACCAGCTGA
- a CDS encoding alpha/beta-hydrolase family protein: MGTLLSLAPGLLPRTPGAQAVLTALLICCALGLAGALRFLLGRWDFDVDRRFSRYRLPLPAVLGLAVTIAAWRAGHWQNDLRAAMGTPPIGPGYWLHCALATALLTGVVVGIAKALGWALRKLGMLRGLVLGLVTAAVGYLVLTPAVVGWRQQVYAAANVAMDPALTQPVSHTRSGSAGSAVSWPSLGAQGRKFVSGTPEGPVRVYVGVDSAPDLDSRVALAVRELERSGGLYRSNIVVALPTGSGWIDANAVTGFAERFGGDVAVVGLQYSYAPSWVTFVFGRADAVRAARALFDAVERRLGAMAEPPRLFVYGQSLGALGGSAIFADGAEQDRRTCAALWAGPPAGGVHRKGATVLANSSDPVVHWSPALLWRAPDLTGVRVDAPVPRWLPVVSFLQTTADLLAALDAPPGHGHRYGTDQGTALGSC, from the coding sequence GTGGGAACACTCCTCTCGCTCGCGCCGGGTCTCCTGCCCCGTACGCCCGGCGCGCAAGCCGTGCTCACCGCCCTGCTGATCTGCTGCGCGCTGGGACTCGCCGGTGCGCTGCGTTTCTTGCTCGGCCGCTGGGACTTCGACGTCGATCGGCGCTTCTCTCGCTACCGCCTGCCGCTGCCGGCGGTGCTCGGCTTGGCCGTGACGATCGCCGCGTGGCGCGCCGGGCACTGGCAGAACGATCTGCGCGCCGCCATGGGGACACCGCCGATCGGCCCCGGCTACTGGCTGCACTGCGCGCTCGCCACCGCACTGCTCACCGGCGTCGTCGTCGGGATCGCCAAGGCGCTCGGCTGGGCGCTGCGCAAACTCGGCATGCTCCGCGGACTCGTCCTGGGACTGGTCACCGCGGCGGTGGGCTACCTCGTGCTGACGCCCGCGGTGGTGGGGTGGCGCCAGCAGGTGTACGCGGCGGCCAACGTCGCGATGGATCCGGCTCTGACGCAACCGGTTTCGCACACCAGATCGGGCAGCGCCGGGTCGGCGGTCAGCTGGCCGTCGCTCGGCGCTCAAGGCCGCAAGTTCGTCAGCGGAACCCCCGAGGGACCGGTGCGGGTCTACGTCGGGGTGGATTCCGCGCCGGATCTGGATTCCCGTGTGGCGCTGGCCGTCCGGGAGCTGGAGCGCTCGGGCGGGCTGTACCGGTCCAATATCGTGGTCGCCCTGCCGACAGGGTCCGGCTGGATCGACGCCAACGCCGTGACCGGGTTCGCCGAACGCTTCGGCGGTGACGTCGCCGTGGTCGGTCTCCAGTACTCCTACGCACCGAGTTGGGTGACGTTCGTCTTCGGCCGGGCCGACGCGGTGCGGGCCGCCCGCGCCCTCTTCGACGCCGTCGAGCGACGCCTGGGCGCCATGGCCGAGCCGCCCCGGCTGTTCGTCTACGGCCAGAGCCTCGGCGCCCTCGGCGGCAGCGCGATCTTCGCCGACGGCGCCGAGCAGGACCGCCGTACCTGCGCCGCGCTCTGGGCCGGTCCGCCCGCGGGCGGCGTGCACCGCAAGGGCGCGACAGTGCTGGCGAACAGCTCGGATCCGGTCGTGCACTGGTCGCCCGCCCTGCTGTGGCGCGCGCCCGACCTGACCGGCGTGCGGGTGGACGCCCCCGTCCCGCGCTGGCTGCCGGTGGTGAGCTTCTTACAAACCACCGCGGACCTGCTCGCCGCACTCGACGCGCCGCCCGGTCACGGCCACCGCTACGGCACCGACCAGGGCACGGCGCTGGGTTCCTGCTGA
- the gatA gene encoding Asp-tRNA(Asn)/Glu-tRNA(Gln) amidotransferase subunit GatA, which produces MSDLTTLSAAELATKIHAREVSSAEVTQAHLDRIAEVDGELNAFLHVAGEQALAAANAVDAALADGQAPASPLAGVPLALKDVFTTTDMPTTCASKILEGWMSPYDATLTTKLRAAGIPILGKTNMDEFAMGSSTENSAYGPTRNPWDTSRIPGGSGGGSAAALASYQAPLAIGTDTGGSIRQPAAVTATVGTKPTYGTVSRFGLVACASSLDQGGPCGRTVLDTALLHEVIAGYDPRDSTSRDVPVPPVVAAARAGAEGDLRGVKIGVVKELHSDSYQPGVLASFDAAVGVLKELGAEVVEVSCPHFEYGLPSYYLVMPSEVSSNLARFDAMRYGLRVGDDGTHSAEQVMALTRAAGFGPEVKRRIMIGTYALSAGYYDEYYGQALKVRTLIARDFDAAYEKVDVLVSPTSPFTPWKLGEKVDDPLAMYLSDLCTLPTNLAGHPAMSVPSGLSKDDGMPVGLQIMAPALADDRLYRVGAAYEAARGPVA; this is translated from the coding sequence ATGAGCGACCTGACGACCCTCAGCGCGGCCGAGCTGGCCACGAAGATCCACGCCCGGGAAGTGTCCTCGGCCGAGGTCACCCAGGCGCATCTGGACCGGATCGCCGAGGTGGACGGCGAGCTCAACGCGTTCCTGCACGTCGCGGGCGAGCAGGCGCTCGCGGCCGCGAACGCGGTGGACGCGGCGCTGGCCGACGGGCAGGCGCCCGCCTCGCCGCTGGCCGGAGTTCCGTTGGCGCTCAAGGACGTCTTCACCACGACGGACATGCCGACCACCTGCGCCTCGAAGATCCTCGAGGGCTGGATGTCGCCGTACGACGCGACGCTGACCACCAAGCTGCGCGCGGCGGGCATCCCGATCCTCGGCAAGACCAACATGGACGAGTTCGCCATGGGCTCGTCCACCGAGAACTCCGCCTATGGCCCGACCCGCAACCCGTGGGACACCAGCCGGATCCCGGGCGGCTCCGGCGGCGGTTCGGCGGCCGCGCTGGCCTCGTACCAGGCGCCGCTGGCCATCGGCACCGACACCGGCGGCTCGATCCGGCAGCCCGCGGCGGTGACCGCGACCGTCGGCACCAAGCCGACCTACGGCACCGTCTCCCGCTTCGGCCTGGTCGCCTGCGCGTCCTCGCTGGATCAGGGCGGCCCCTGCGGCCGCACGGTGCTCGACACCGCGCTGCTGCACGAGGTGATCGCCGGGTACGACCCGCGCGACTCCACCTCCCGCGACGTGCCGGTGCCGCCGGTGGTCGCCGCCGCGCGCGCGGGCGCCGAGGGCGATCTGCGCGGCGTGAAGATCGGCGTGGTCAAGGAGCTGCACTCCGACAGCTACCAGCCGGGCGTGCTCGCCTCCTTCGATGCCGCGGTCGGCGTGCTGAAGGAGCTCGGCGCGGAGGTCGTCGAGGTGTCCTGCCCGCACTTCGAGTACGGCCTGCCGTCCTACTACCTGGTGATGCCGTCGGAGGTGTCGTCGAACCTGGCGCGCTTCGACGCCATGCGCTACGGCCTGCGCGTCGGCGACGACGGCACGCACAGCGCCGAGCAGGTCATGGCGCTGACCCGTGCGGCGGGCTTCGGTCCCGAGGTCAAGCGCCGCATCATGATCGGCACCTACGCGCTCTCGGCGGGTTACTACGACGAGTACTACGGTCAGGCGCTCAAGGTCCGCACCCTGATCGCGCGCGATTTCGACGCCGCCTACGAGAAGGTCGACGTGCTCGTCTCGCCGACCAGCCCCTTCACCCCGTGGAAGCTGGGCGAGAAGGTCGACGATCCGCTGGCGATGTACCTGTCCGACCTGTGCACGCTGCCGACCAACCTGGCGGGCCACCCGGCCATGTCGGTGCCGTCGGGGCTGAGCAAGGACGACGGCATGCCGGTCGGCTTGCAGATCATGGCGCCCGCGCTGGCCGACGACCGCCTGTACCGGGTGGGCGCGGCTTACGAGGCCGCCCGCGGACCCGTCGCCTGA
- a CDS encoding SGNH/GDSL hydrolase family protein, protein MRIVRALLALLLILLPFTAAGAAARPADPPGWTTAWATSPHPPSRAFVTNWAQQGFANQTLRQVVRVSEGGLTTRVRLTNRYGTAPLTITGATIARTAGAGAIRPETLSPLTAGLSPTFEIAPGADLVTDPVALPLNAFDSITITLYFAGPTGPATQHAQAIATTYRAAGDHRADPTAAAFTESTPTWYYLAGVEVADLLPNPPAIVAFGDSITDGVGSTTDADNRFPDELAERLAAAGAPRAVLNQGIGGNRVTVDSDWLGESALRRFQRDVLDQPGVGTVIILEGANDIGLSAGAPDLGEPPVPVSADQLIAAHRELIGRARAAGLRVIGATILPFGDSPYDSPEAEAKRSAVNEWIRTSGEYDAVVDTAAALADPADPSRLNPAFDSGDRLHPNDAGFRAMAQAVNLADLR, encoded by the coding sequence GTGCGCATCGTCCGCGCCCTGCTGGCGCTCCTGCTGATCCTGCTACCGTTCACCGCCGCGGGCGCGGCGGCCCGTCCAGCGGACCCGCCGGGGTGGACCACGGCGTGGGCGACATCACCGCATCCGCCGAGTCGCGCGTTCGTGACCAACTGGGCTCAGCAGGGCTTCGCGAATCAGACTCTGCGCCAGGTGGTTCGGGTCAGCGAGGGCGGGCTCACCACCCGGGTGCGGCTGACCAACCGCTACGGCACCGCGCCGCTGACGATCACCGGCGCGACCATCGCGCGCACCGCGGGCGCGGGCGCGATCCGGCCCGAGACCCTGTCGCCGCTGACCGCCGGGCTGTCACCGACCTTCGAGATCGCGCCCGGCGCCGACCTCGTCACCGATCCGGTCGCGTTGCCGCTCAACGCCTTCGACTCGATCACCATCACGCTGTACTTCGCCGGGCCCACCGGCCCCGCCACCCAGCACGCGCAGGCCATCGCCACCACTTACCGCGCCGCGGGTGATCACCGCGCCGACCCGACCGCCGCCGCGTTCACCGAGAGCACCCCGACCTGGTACTACCTGGCGGGCGTCGAGGTGGCCGATCTCCTGCCGAACCCGCCCGCCATCGTGGCCTTCGGCGACTCCATCACCGACGGCGTCGGCTCGACCACCGACGCGGACAACCGCTTCCCCGACGAACTCGCCGAACGCCTCGCCGCGGCGGGCGCTCCGCGCGCGGTGCTGAACCAGGGCATCGGCGGCAACCGGGTGACCGTCGACTCCGACTGGCTCGGCGAGAGCGCGCTGCGCCGCTTCCAGCGCGACGTCCTCGACCAGCCGGGCGTCGGCACGGTGATCATCCTGGAGGGCGCCAACGACATCGGCCTCAGCGCGGGCGCGCCCGATCTCGGCGAACCGCCGGTGCCGGTCTCCGCGGACCAGCTGATCGCCGCGCACCGCGAGCTGATCGGCCGGGCCAGGGCCGCGGGGCTGCGCGTCATCGGCGCGACCATCCTGCCGTTCGGCGATTCACCGTACGACTCGCCGGAGGCCGAGGCCAAGCGTTCGGCCGTCAACGAGTGGATCCGCACCTCCGGCGAATACGACGCGGTCGTCGACACCGCCGCCGCGCTCGCCGATCCGGCGGACCCGAGCCGGTTGAACCCGGCCTTCGACAGCGGAGATCGCTTGCACCCCAACGACGCGGGCTTCCGCGCGATGGCGCAGGCCGTGAATCTCGCCGATCTGCGCTGA